The following coding sequences lie in one Drosophila bipectinata strain 14024-0381.07 chromosome XR, DbipHiC1v2, whole genome shotgun sequence genomic window:
- the dsh gene encoding segment polarity protein dishevelled, with amino-acid sequence MDPDRGSGQETKVIYHIDDETTPYLVKIPIPSAQVTLRDFKLVLNKQNNNYKYFFKSMDADFGVVKEEIADDSTILPCFNGRVVSWLVSADGTNQSDNCSELPTSECGDLAGMGRKISQQQQQVQQQQQQQVHSQQQQQQQHQHLQQQQQQKLIGGNPMLQPPPLTYQSASVLSSDLDSTSLFGTESELTLDRDMTDYSSVQRLQVRKKPQRRKKRAPSMSRTSSYSSITDSTMSLNIITVSINMEAVNFLGISIVGQSNRGGDGGIYVGSIMKGGAVALDGRIEPGDMILQVNDVNFENMTNDEAVRVLREVVQKPGPIKLVVAKCWDPNPKGYFTIPRTEPVRPIDPGAWVAHTQALTSHDSIIADIAEPIKERLDQNNLEEIVKAMTKPDSGLEIRDRMWLKITIPNAFIGADAVNWVLENVEDVQDRREARRIVSAMLRSNYIKHTVNKLTFSEQCYYVVNEERNPNLLGRQMLHPHQHPHGHALSHADTESITSDIGPLPNPPIYMPYSATYNPSHGYQPIQYGIAERHISSGSSSSDVLTSKDISASQSDITSVIHQANQLTIAAHGSNKSSGSSNRGGGGGGGGGGNNTNDQDVSVFNYVL; translated from the coding sequence ATGGATCCGGACAGGGGCAGCGGGCAGGAGACGAAGGTCATCTACCACATTGACGACGAGACGACGCCGTATCTGGTGAAGATTCCCATTCCATCCGCCCAGGTGACGCTGCGCGACTTCAAGCTGGTGCTAAATAAACAGAACAACAACTACAAGTACTTCTTCAAGTCAATGGACGCGGATTTCGGGGTCGTCAAGGAGGAGATAGCCGACGACTCGACCATATTGCCCTGTTTTAATGGCAGAGTTGTGTCCTGGCTGGTATCGGCGGATGGGACCAACcaatcggacaattgctcggAGCTGCCGACCAGCGAGTGCGGCGACCTGGCCGGTATGGGCCGTAAAATAtcgcaacaacagcagcaggtgcagcagcagcaacagcagcaggtccattcccagcaacagcagcagcaacagcatcaacatctccagcagcaacagcagcaaaagCTAATCGGCGGCAATCCAATGCTGCAGCCGCCACCGCTCACATATCAATCGGCATCGGTGCTATCCAGTGATCTGGACTCGACCAGTTTGTTTGGCACGGAATCGGAGCTAACACTGGACCGGGACATGACCGACTACAGCAGCGTTCAACGGCTGCAGGTGCGCAAGAAGCCGCAGCGTCGCAAAAAGCGAGCGCCCAGCATGTCGCGCACCTCCTCGTACAGCTCCATAACCGATTCCACCATGTCCCTCAACATCATTACGGTTTCGATCAACATGGAGGCGGTCAATTTTCTTGGCATCTCCATTGTGGGTCAATCGAATCGCGGCGGCGACGGCGGCATCTACGTGGGCAGCATTATGAAGGGCGGCGCCGTCGCCCTGGACGGAAGGATCGAGCCCGGGGATATGATCCTCCAGGTGAACGACGTCAACTTCGAGAACATGACCAACGATGAGGCGGTGCGCGTCCTGCGAGAGGTCGTCCAGAAGCCCGGCCCCATCAAGCTGGTGGTGGCCAAGTGCTGGGACCCGAATCCCAAAGGCTACTTCACCATACCGCGCACGGAGCCGGTGCGTCCGATCGATCCCGGCGCCTGGGTGGCTCACACCCAAGCGCTCACCTCGCACGACAGTATTATCGCCGATATCGCGGAACCGATCAAGGAGCGCCTGGACCAGAACAACCTCGAGGAGATCGTCAAGGCGATGACGAAGCCGGACAGCGGCCTGGAGATACGGGACCGGATGTGGCTAAAGATCACCATACCGAATGCATTTATTGGGGCGGATGCCGTCAACTGGGTGCTGGAGAATGTCGAGGACGTGCAGGACCGAAGGGAGGCGCGTCGGATCGTCTCGGCCATGCTGCGGAGCAACTACATCAAGCACACGGTGAACAAGCTGACGTTCTCCGAGCAGTGCTATTATGTGGTGAACGAGGAGCGAAATCCGAATCTGCTCGGACGCCAGATGCTCCATCCGCACCAGCATCCGCACGGCCATGCCCTCAGCCATGCGGACACGGAGAGCATCACCAGCGACATCGGGCCGCTGCCGAACCCGCCCATCTACATGCCATACTCGGCCACGTACAATCCCAGTCACGGCTACCAGCCGATCCAGTACGGCATCGCCGAGCGTCACATCTCGTCGGGATCCAGTAGCAGCGATGTCCTCACCAGCAAGGACATCTCGGCCTCGCAAAGCGACATCACATCCGTGATCCATCAGGCCAATCAGCTAACAATTGCCGCCCATGGCTCCAACAAATCTTCCGGCTCATCGAATcgtggcggcggcggaggcggGGGCGGCGGAGGCAATAATACCAACGATCAGGACGTATCCGTATTTAATTACGTATTGTAG
- the LOC138925660 gene encoding microtubule-associated protein RP/EB family member 1 — MYKYLAGIFAKESNEVVNGRITSPLTSAATRTPKSIKRPPTTKLMRNREVNPIPKTDSNPDSKPKQKPKPKPKPKTNPQVKRTLTKATKTNRQLSKVQLDPDPVSYITSIKATSSSNDIRETVYQSVAKQILKTPLIGGTCLLQLHGTIPPPTSPAMSCTSFQTVSSGFNVKDEADVNSDHCNDDTKSNFWFSFPEEYWFDDPSIVAKGNCPGILC, encoded by the coding sequence atgtacaaatatCTAGCGGGGATTTTTGCCAAGGAAAGTAACGAAGTCGTGAATGGCCGTATTACCTCGCCCTTGACGTCTGCAGCAACTAGAACTCCCAAGAGCATCAAAAGGCCCCCTACCACGAAATTAATGCGAAATCGGGAGGTGAATCCAATACCGAAAACGGATTCGAACCCGGattcaaagccaaaacaaaagccgaaaCCAAAGCCAAAACCGAAAACAAATCCGCAAGTAAAGCGAACTTTAACGAAGGCAACCAAAACGAACCGGCAATTGTCAAAAGTCCAATTGGATCCCGATCCTGTTAGTTATATAACCAGTATTAAGGCCACCTCATCGTCGAACGATATCCGGGAGACCGTCTATCAGTCGGTGGCCAAACAGATCCTGAAAACTCCCCTAATCGGAGGTACTTGTCTGCTCCAGCTACATGGTACCATACCCCCGCCCACTAGTCCTGCCATGAGCTGTACCAGTTTCCAGACAGTCTCCTCGGGCTTCAATGTCAAGGATGAAGCTGATGTCAATTCAGATCACTGCAATGATGATACCAAAAGTAATTTCTGGTTCTCGTTTCCCGAAGAATATTGGTTCGACGATCCATCGATAGTCGCAAAAGGAAACTGCCCTGGTATCCTTTGTTAg
- the NdufV3 gene encoding uncharacterized protein NdufV3, whose product MFSPSRALRPALSRCYTQIKGGPVSGGSSSSKAPKAGSQSSSGSSGRAPVTGLTSNCVKPSTGPVGPGASTTGDYKVPEYYSFNRFSYAEAEVEMAKYRCPQPSALRK is encoded by the coding sequence ATGTTCTCTCCATCGCGTGCCCTTCGCCCGGCCTTGAGCCGCTGCTACACCCAGATTAAAGGCGGACCCGTTTCCGGAGGAAGCAGCAGTTCAAAAGCCCCAAAAGCTGGATCGCAGTCTTCCTCAGGATCCTCCGGCCGTGCTCCCGTCACGGGACTCACCAGCAACTGCGTGAAGCCCTCCACCGGACCCGTGGGACCTGGTGCCTCAACTACTGGGGACTACAAAGTCCCGGAATACTACAGTTTCAACCGTTTTAGCTATGCAGAGGCGGAGGTGGAAATGGCCAAGTACCGCTGCCCACAGCCATCGGCACTCAGGAAGTAG
- the LOC108123833 gene encoding uncharacterized protein, with product MNVSEDFKPVPTRAQLALQKKETNSEFKALVFHEPQSQPKHTKDAKNKDPDNENPLKGKDNQSKDINPEFDIKKARHEVLNFARNNQRVIKNKRKMEIFQLEKLGAKPLKKASKNYKELKDERQRLKNVREERKKFHQLGKNQTGAASVKCRTNLQKDRNQKKRAPVSNIDQHYGKAQPKFKKRK from the coding sequence ATGAACGTCAGTGAGGACTTCAAGCCAGTGCCCACGCGGGCACAACTGGCGCTGCAGAAGAAGGAGACCAACAGCGAATTCAAAGCCCTGGTGTTTCACGAGCCGCAATCACagccaaaacacacaaaagaTGCCAAGAATAAGGATCCAGACAACGAAAATCCATTGAAGGGCAAGGATAACCAGTCAAAGGATATCAATCCGGAGTTTGACATCAAGAAGGCTCGCCACGAGGTCCTGAACTTCGCCAGGAACAATCAGCGTGTAATCAAGAACaaacggaaaatggaaatatttCAGCTGGAGAAGCTGGGAGCCAAGCCGCTGAAGAAAGCGTCGAAAAACTACAAGGAGCTGAAGGATGAGCGCCAGCGACTGAAGAACGTTCGCGAGGAGCGAAAGAAGTTCCACCAATTGGGCAAAAATCAAACTGGAGCGGCGAGCGTCAAGTGCCGCACCAATTTACAAAAGGACCGCAACCAGAAGAAGAGGGCGCCGGTTTCCAATATTGATCAGCACTACGGCAAGGCGCAGCCCAAGTTCAAAAAGCGAAAATAG
- the GCS1 gene encoding uncharacterized protein GCS1, translating into MARNAGGGSSRAGSSSGSAPSTSTASAAAAAAAAAAAAASHNSKQKKGTRFSLSPNLMLDKWKTVIGCVCLVIASYFGYLGYLETRVNTPFDHQKMVIGAGLEQPDRYWGSYRPLTYFGLKTRDPHSLVMGLMWYTPSNLGPGGHGIRHWCEQGDNLDSYGWTHHDGRSFGVQEIQDLPFELKTSFVKYPEGKQFGGDWTARISVRNTTRAWDKSISLIWYVALDERTLGHIKYVSDDKSPEPGVYGETQGLGEFQVRFHAVKGKILHKSYLSTVAPSLSKLKDTLFSHFRAFADKRGNRFIGLPGEIVSQNGLPTSNPEPNFIAIQITAEVDFTLDITYQSTSGFSLGESIPKPPTGRAYQESLQAKITEFDRRFEERFQLKKKGHSPEEVRFARNALSNMLGGIGYFYGSSRVQSVHTKNPVPYWKAPLYTAVPSRSFFPRGFLWDEGFHGLLISAWDVDIELDIICHWFDLLNVEGWIPREQILGVEALAKVPEEFVTQRNSNANPPTFFLTLRKLLTSHRAELSQKGRLAILERLYPRVQAWFNWYNTTQRGEVLGTYLWRGRNATTQRELNPKSLSSGLDDYPRASHPTDRERHVDLRCWIALAASVMAELSSILGKDDAKYYETASFLTDNEQLNRLHLAPYSDQYADWGLHTDQVKLKRPPALTPKHQQHHNYQQPEMVRVTGEEPSYQFVDTTFGYVNLFPLLLEQLDHDSPHLTKMLHDLRDPEQLWTNFGLRSLSKKSPLYMKRNTEHDPPYWRGPIWININYLAAKALHHYGNIEGPNAALAREIYTELRDNLVRNIFKQYKKSGYLWEQYDDTTGEGKGCNVFTGWTATVVLLMAEHF; encoded by the exons ATGGCCCGTAATGCTGGCGGAGGATCCTCGCGGGCGGGTAGCTCCTCCGGCTCCGCACCGTCCACGTCGAcggcatcagcagcagcagcggcggcggcagctgcagcggcagcagcatcCCACAACTCCAAACAGAAAAAGGGCACTCGTTTCAGCTTGTCCCCCAATCTAATGCTCGACAAATGGAAGACGGTGATTGGCTGCGTTTGCCTGGTGATAGCCTCGTACTTTGGCTATCTGGGCTACCTGGAGACGCGAGTCAATACGCCGTTCGACCACCAGAAGATGGTGATTGGCGCTGGTCTGGAGCAACCGGATCGCTACTGGGGCTCCTACCGGCCTCTCACATACTTCGGCCTGAAAACGAGAGATCCTCACTCGCTGGTGATGGGTCTGATGTGGTACACGCCCAGTAATCTGGGACCCGGGGGCCATGGCATCCGTCATTGGTGCGAGCAGGGCGACAATCTGGATTCCTACGGCTGGACGCATCACGATGGTCGGAGTTTCGGTGTCCAGGAGATCCAGGATCTCCCCTTCGAACTAAAAACCTCGTTCGTCAAATACCCGGAGGGCAAGCAGTTTGGCGGCGACTGGACTGCCCGGATATCTGTGAGGAACACCACACGGGCCTGGGACAAGAGCATTTCCCTAATTTGGTACGTGGCACTGGACGAACGCACGCTGGGTCACATCAAgtacgtgtcggatgacaagaGCCCGGAGCCGGGTGTTTATGGCGAGACCCAGGGCCTGGGTGAGTTCCAGGTGCGATTCCATGCCGTTAAGGGTAAGATCCTGCACAAATCCTATCTGAGCACGGTGGCTCCGTCGCTCAGCAAGCTGAAGGACACACTCTTCTCGCACTTCCGCGCCTTCGCCGACAAGCGGGGCAACCGGTTCATCGGCCTGCCGGGCGAAATAGTCTCCCAAAATGGCCTGCCCACGTCGAATCCGGAGCCGAACTTTATCGCCATCCAGATAACAGCGGAGGTGGACTTTACCTTGGACATTACCTATCAGTCCACGTCGGGATTCTCGCTGGGCGAGTCCATTCCCAAGCCGCCGACTGGCCGGGCGTACCAGGAATCGTTGCAGGCCAAGATCACGGAATTCGATCGTCGTTTCGAGGAGCGTTTCCAGCTGAAGAAGAAGGGTCACTCGCCGGAGGAAGTACGATTCGCCCGGAACGCTCTGAGCAACATGCTGGGCGGCATCGGCTACTTCTATGGCTCCAGTCGTGTGCAGTCGGTTCACACCAAGAACCCTGTGCCCTACTGGAAGGCGCCCCTCTACACGGCCGTGCCATCGCGCAGCTTCTTTCCACGTGGCTTTCTGTGGGACGAGGGCTTCCACGGCCTGCTGATCAGCGCCTGGGACGTGGACATCGAGCTGGACATCATTTGCCATTGGTTCGATCTGCTCAACGTCGAAGGATGGATACCGCGCGAGCAGATCCTGGGCGTCGAGGCCTTGGCCAAAGTGCCAGAGGAGTTCGTCACCCAACGGAACAGTAACGCCAATCCGCCAACGTTCTTCCTTACGCTCAGGAAGCTCCTCACCAGCCACCGGGCGGAGCTGTCCCAAAAGGGTCGCCTGGCCATCCTGGAACGTCTCTATCCCCGGGTTCAGGCCTGGTTCAACTGGTACAATACCACGCAACGAG GCGAAGTTCTGGGAACTTATTTGTGGCGCGGCCGTAACGCCACGACACAGCGGGAACTGAATCCTAAGAGCTTATCGTCAGGATTGGACGATTATCCGAGAGCCTCACATCCCACGGACCGGGAACGTCACGTGGATCTGCGCTGTTGGATCGCCTTGGCCGCCAGTGTGATGGCCGAGCTGTCCAGCATCCTGGGCAAGGATGATGCCAAGTACTACGAGACCGCCTCCTTCCTTACCGACAACGAGCAGCTCAACCGGCTTCATTTGGCGCCGTACAGCGATCAGTACGCCGACTGGGGCCTGCACACGGACCAGGTGAAGCTGAAGCGTCCGCCGGCGCTGACACCGAAGCACCAGCAGCATCACAACTACCAGCAACCGGAAATGGTTCGGGTGACGGGCGAGGAGCCTAGCTATCAGTTTGTGGACACTACCTTTGGCTATGTGAACCTGTTTCCGCTGCTGCTCGAGCAACTGGACCACGACTCGCCCCATCTCACCAAGATGCTGCACGATTTGCGCGATCCGGAGCAGCTGTGGACTAACTTTGGCCTGCGGTCGCTGTCGAAGAAGTCGCCGTTGTACATGAAACGGAATACGGAACACGATCCGCCCTATTGGCGCGGCCCCATCTGGATAAACATCAACTATTTGGCGGCCAAGGCACTGCATCACTATGGCAACATCGAGGGCCCGAATGCCGCCCTCGCCCGGGAGATATACACCGAGCTGCGGGACAATCTGGTGAGGAATATCTTCAAGCAGTACAAGAAGAGCGGCTATCTGTGGGAGCAGTACGACGACACCACTGGCGAGGGCAAGGGCTGTAATGTCTTCACCGGCTGGACCGCCACTGTGGTGCTACTGATGGCCGAGCATTTCTGA
- the LOC108123831 gene encoding putative mediator of RNA polymerase II transcription subunit 26 yields MRAGKKQAADSGKTRPCIVYVRNIREEQRPGPGRPRKATQQQQQQRLQQQLKQEQEQEQYLRETRGRRAGGGVSATAPIHERQPPGIALRTRQVATPPVKRQHQIVSPPSPQRKAKDAIMAKRRNTNLLLGNPIQKVGGLSSRRITTHTESTPSRAQTPKMFKSKHQPVAMSPPPTIAASRSRRSIKPNPKYTSEDMVTPKYLAALASDSGSSPSSVGRPRSKPMYRNSNDDINDLLDLDEDDDDELADAAFNPQLHKSDDDDDDDLSEGEFEEELRRPKLPPVKRGRGRPPKASTLANTPGSSVGNTSVASKMGASAGRPTPSSLQQLRRNMAVNIARNNASLTEGSQISAAKRKLEINDNDSPVARKRMVLSSVGGSGQRSMPVANGATKMGGHGGTTTTQRSKMGQLRMVPQSSSVTFKVNTGSGNRSVPGNSRSAGGASSGASDSKHNKSDDGDDVPTFTIVNIDDIINQDDVLISRANINAAAAASAVAPAGGTAGKKLPVGRPRTRGIPPNSNNAVEKKAPPPSSSSSSEKLSPTSVNSLNPPKRIKILASNSSSNTANKSHSGYNQNKNILTKPQPRILNTEMGKKTQTMKPLMNMGKELCPTDIDTEEDELEPDLDLDDDEPPATIVTRKNVKSITLTSTPHSASSGKWNSSSTTSTSNNNNNNSNNRRNILSTASASSVNARTDRKVSKLMGDSGSGSGSGELTLFKKPGISPQRRSKENHQQKDDLKDLDADAGGSETHKSITNTISSGSGSTSSSHPKYFPPETTTFCEEDGRVIKKITCYETWHVISTARDSPAKTTRQQRTCLELALVKLANVANRIKVPSSKWTSKVTLYKVSPSLMQRQTMTIFTGDLKVYNIPEEDRHKYQPSCVLFRRAAVDRAKCRVPYDRAIIFKNKCFYANIDGKHVNLLGAPESVNTLKDVEILLDIVDHLTLDSELVEMVNTTK; encoded by the coding sequence ATGCGAGCTGGAAAAAAACAGGCAGCTGATAGCGGAAAGACACGTCCTTGCATTGTCTACGTGAGGAATATACGGGAGGAGCAGCGGCCGGGACCCGGGCGGCCGAGGAAGGCGacccaacaacagcagcagcagcgattGCAGCAGCAGTTGAaacaggaacaggaacaggaacagTATCTACGGGAGACACGCGGACGCCGTGCCGGCGGAGGTGTATCAGCAACGGCACCCATTCACGAAAGGCAGCCACCGGGCATTGCCCTGCGGACACGGCAAGTTGCTACGCCGCCGGTTAAAAGACAGCATCAGATCGTTTcgccgccatcgccgcaaAGGAAGGCCAAAGACGCGATTATGGCTAAGCGACGCAACACCAATCTGTTGCTGGGGAATCCCATCCAGAAGGTTGGCGGTCTGAGTAGTCGACGCATCACCACACACACCGAGTCGACGCCGTCGCGGGCGCAGACACCCAAGATGTTCAAGAGCAAACACCAGCCGGTGGCGATGAGTCCGCCGCCGACTATAGCGGCCAGTCGGTCGCGGCGATCGATTAAACCGAATCCGAAGTACACCAGCGAGGACATGGTCACGCCAAAGTATCTGGCTGCGTTGGCGAGTGATTCGGGCAGTAGTCCGTCGTCGGTGGGACGTCCCAGGTCGAAGCCGATGTATCGCAACTCCAACGACGACATCAACGATCTGCTCGATCTCGACGAGGACGATGACGACGAGCTGGCGGATGCCGCCTTCAATCCCCAGCTGCACAAGTcggacgacgacgatgacgacgatCTGAGCGAGGGCGAGTTCGAGGAGGAGCTGCGCCGCCCCAAGCTGCCGCCGGTGAAGCGTGGACGTGGACGTCCGCCGAAGGCCAGTACATTGGCCAACACGCCCGGCTCGTCGGTGGGGAACACCTCGGTGGCATCCAAGATGGGCGCTTCAGCCGGACGCCCGACACCCAGCAGCCTGCAACAGCTGCGTCGCAACATGGCCGTGAACATAGCTCGAAACAATGCCAGCTTAACGGAGGGATCCCAGATAAGCGCCGCCAAGCGCAAGCTGGAGATCAACGATAACGATAGTCCGGTGGCGCGCAAACGCATGGTCCTCTCCTCCGTGGGCGGCAGTGGTCAGCGCAGCATGCCCGTCGCCAATGGGGCCACCAAAATGGGCGGACACGGCGGCACAACGACTACTCAGCGCTCCAAGATGGGCCAACTGCGAATGGTGCCGCAGAGTTCGTCGGTGACGTTCAAAGTTAACACCGGCAGCGGTAATCGCTCTGTACCGGGCAACTCACGGTCCGCGGGAGGAGCATCGTCCGGTGCCAGCGATTCGAAGCACAACAAGTCGGATGATGGAGACGATGTGCCCACGTTCACCATTGTGAACATAGACGACATTATCAATCAGGACGATGTTTTGATCAGCAGAGCCAATATCAATGCCGCCGCCGCAGCATCAGCAGTCGCACCCGCGGGCGGCACAGCCGGCAAGAAGCTTCCTGTGGGCCGGCCCCGCACCAGGGGCATCCCGCCCAACAGCAACAACGCTGTCGAGAAGAAGGCGCCACCaccgtcgtcgtcgtcgtcgtcggaGAAGTTGAGCCCCACGTCGGTAAATAGTCTGAATCCACCCAAGCGCATCAAGATTCTCGCCAGCAATTCGAGCAGCAACACCGCCAACAAATCCCATTCGGGCTACAATCAAAACAAGAATATTCTAACGAAGCCCCAGCCACGGATTCTCAACACGGAAATGGGCAAGAAGACGCAGACCATGAAGCCCCTGATGAACATGGGCAAGGAGCTATGTCCCACGGACATCGACACCGAGGAGGATGAACTGGAGCCCGACTTGGATCTCGACGATGATGAGCCGCCGGCCACGATAGTGACTCGCAAGAATGTCAAATCGATCACCTTAACATCAACACCGCACAGTGCATCGTCCGGCAAGtggaacagcagcagcaccaccagcactagcaacaacaacaacaacaatagcaacaatcGCCGGAATATCCTGTCGACGGCGTCAGCATCGTCGGTGAATGCTCGCACGGACCGGAAAGTGTCGAAGCTAATGGGTGATTCCGGTTCGGGATCGGGTTCTGGTGAGCTGACGCTCTTCAAGAAGCCCGGGATCAGTCCCCAGCGTCGCAGCAAGGAGAATCATCAGCAGAAGGACGACCTGAAGGATTTGGATGCGGATGCGGGTGGATCGGAAACGCATAAAAGCATCACCAACACCatcagcagcggcagcggcagcaccAGCAGTAGCCATCCCAAATACTTTCCGCCAGAGACGACCACCTTTTGCGAGGAGGACGGGCGTGTCATTAAGAAGATCACCTGCTATGAGACGTGGCACGTGATCAGCACCGCCCGGGACTCGCCGGCGAAGACGACGCGGCAGCAGCGCACCTGCCTGGAGCTGGCGCTCGTTAAGCTGGCCAATGTCGCTAACCGGATCAAGGTGCCGTCCAGCAAATGGACCAGCAAGGTCACCCTCTACAAGGTGTCACCATCGTTAATGCAGCGCCAGACAATGACCATATTCACCGGCGATCTGAAGGTGTACAACATACCCGAGGAGGACCGGCACAAGTACCAGCCGTCGTGCGTCCTGTTCCGGCGTGCGGCGGTGGACAGGGCCAAGTGCCGGGTGCCCTACGATCGAGCCATTATCTTCAAGAACAAATGTTTCTATGCGAATATCGATGGGAAGCACGTGAACCTATTGGGCGCCCCGGAATCGGTCAACACCCTCAAGGATGTGGAGATCCTGCTGGACATTGTCGATCATCTGACACTCGACAGCGAACTGGTCGAGATGGTAAACACCACCAAGTGA
- the LOC108123810 gene encoding DGAT1/2-independent enzyme synthesizing storage lipids, translating into MEFLENFFESLQSLLSSYIDLDYSLWLYRFLTPLIVTFLLPLVFVALIYISFLVLFMYKLHRQVIMRAVQTDRNFWRVGRKIVAAIWDAHARIYHGYDVIGLENIPQEGPALIVYYHGAIPIDMYYLNSRMLLQRERLIYTIGDRFLFKLPGWGTISEAFHVSPGTVQSCVSILKDGNLLAISPGGVYEAQFGDHYYELLWRNRVGFAKVALEAKAPIIPCFTQNLREGFRQVGIFRTFFMRLYNKVRIPVYPIYGGFPVKFRTYLGKPIEYDENLTPQDLQVKVATAIEELINQHQRLPGSILMALLDRLPSFRRSSKKKDE; encoded by the exons atggaatTCCTGGAGAACTTTTTCGAAAGCCTGCAAAGTCTATTGT CATCGTACATCGATCTGGATTATTCACTATGGCTTTATCGTTTCTTGACCCCGCTGATTGTCACCTTTCTTTTGCCGCTGGTGTTCGTGGCCCTCATCTACATTTCCTTTTTGGTTCTCTTCATGTACAAGCTGCACAG ACAAGTGATCATGAGAGCCGTACAAACGGATCGGAACTTCTGGCGGGTGGGACGAAAGATCGTGGCCGCCATTTGGGACGCCCATGCCCGGATCTATCACGGCTACGATGTCATCGGCCTGGAGAACATACCCCAGGAGGGCCCGGCGCTGATCGTCTACTACCACGGAGCCATACCCATCGATATGTACTACCTGAACTCCCGGATGCTGTTGCAGCGCGAACGCCTGATCTACACGATTGGTGATCGCTTTCTGTTCAAGCTCCCGGGATGGGGAACCATTTCCGAGGCCTTCCACGTCAGTCCCGGCACTGTCCAGTCCTGTGTCAGCATCCTGAAGGACGGCAACCTCCTGGCCATCTCACCGGGCGGCGTCTACGAGGCCCAGTTCGGCGATCACTACTACGAGCTGTTGTGGCGAAATCGTGTGGGTTTCGCCAAGGTGGCCCTCGAGGCCAAGGCCCCCATCATTCCCTGTTTCACGCAAAATCTGCGCGAGGGCTTCCGCCAGGTCGGCATCTTCCGGACCTTCTTCATGCGACTGTACAACAAGGTGCGCATCCCAGTGTATCCCATCTATGGGGGATTCCCGGTCAAATTTCGGACCTATTTGGGCAAACCCATTGAGTACGATGAGAATCTAACGCCGCAGGATCTGCAGGTTAAG GTTGCCACCGCCATTGAAGAGCTTATCAATCAACATCAGCGCTTACCTGGTAGCATTCTGATGGCACTTTTGGATCGACTGCCCTCCTTCAGGCGATCTTCAAAAAAGAAAGATGAATAG
- the Pa1 gene encoding uncharacterized protein Pa1, protein MATEVEPANTADKFSANAEELESYYLMLENGSIPELQWQFPGRRPPSPDVGGGVGSGATNKELEQTVGEPIEQEPQKAQNDFDFSDDVAPTQMRVRSQTSTPKSAKKKTANFAGVMETLKKKNAESS, encoded by the exons atggcTACCGAAGTGGAGCCCGCAAATACGGCGGACAAGTTTTCGGCCAATGCCGAGGAGCTGGAGAGCTATTATCTGATGCTGGAAAACGGCAGCATTCCGGAATTGCAGTGGCAGTTTCCCGGACGGAGACCGCCATCTCCGGACGTTGGCGGCGGCGTCGGATCTGGCGCCACCAACAAGGAACTGGAGCAGACTGTTGGCGAACCTATAGAACAGGA gcccCAAAAGGCTCAGAACGACTTTGATTTCAGCGACGATGTGGCGCCCACACAGATGCGAGTCAGAAGCCAGACATCTACGCCCAAGTCGGCCAAGAAGAAGACGGCCAACTTTGCTGGCGTTATGGAAAcgctgaagaagaagaatGCCGAGAGCTCCTAG